In a genomic window of Littorina saxatilis isolate snail1 linkage group LG6, US_GU_Lsax_2.0, whole genome shotgun sequence:
- the LOC138968441 gene encoding uncharacterized protein has protein sequence MVNKCGVVNCKGNYNAINKCRVFKIPKNEEERKKWLAVLPPRENFCIDPDKFFVCEKHWPADHETVKIPGGTRPANPPSIFDVPASCLPTPKPSPRRSIQEDRQLEYFLKKDKIPSMEHFHPEKELKEKYVNVVITRSADRFVCIFMAEGFSDCKLTVVVENKQTMCSPLVLYAYKSGVQVPCGKILNPNNGLSSYSMFHEAVHFAHNVYQLPLSEVLRKVVTVLQAQEVQDSKKAKKLDFLTNHLKLLADKQYTTADYCFAVESFPHCDYDILREYLVLPSKRKVQGVISSVNMKELLTKTFRKVSKEQQKNAFLLVDEVKIRPTVAFSGGVLNGMAKNDTDAKATSMLCVMLRCLYRGPSVMVSVTPVHRLTATFQFDVVKDAAIVVEQSGGTVLGSITDNHKINQHFCKLFDRPYESESPATATHPLDNTRSWYLLFDTVHLLKCIRNNWISERCQKLTFDNQVIGSFSDVKELYGAEKDNILKTSPLTQASVQPSKLQLQNVQHVLKVFNEKVVAALRLRGYNDTADFIQSVLCWWNVVNVSSKGQDIKLKDPHRRVQDLTSTNLATLYEQFKQAPSGHGKSREQCMTHDTKRAMAQTMQGLMAVCSYLLRQANFKFVLLRELQSDRIEGEFSVYRQATGANAFMTSADVMRACKKRLARHAATYLEDLDFRLETQAHVCIGPALQCEDAAVVEGCEAVLSLSAQEESSAAYVAGWVERKCQEKLQFDEEEPLVTSEISAFIQEVSRGSLTVPHQSTYDLVRYGLVFVKTARHRACCRQRLMAVLDTIAEYFSLVNCAKLRGHVANVLLSGLHNLEKDQQKNGVLLQTSIKRARLSD, from the exons ATGGTTAACAAGTGTGGTGTAGTTAACTGCAAGGGGAACTACAATGCAATAAATAAGTGCCGAGTCTTCAAGATTCCCAAAAACGAGGAGGAGAGAAAGAAGTGGCTTGCTGTCTTACCTCCACGTGAGAACTTTTGCATCGACCCAGACAAGTTCTTcgtttgcgaaaaacactggcCAGCAGATCACGAAACTGTGAAAATTCCTGGAGGAACACGACCTGCCAATCCGCCTAGCATCTTCGATGTGCCAGCTTCTTGCTTGCCGACCCCAAAACCATCTCCTCGGCGATCGATTCAGGAAGATCGACAGCTGGAGTATTTCTTGAAAAAAGACAAGATCCCTTCAATGGAACACTTTCACCCTGAAAAGGAGTTGAAGGAGAAGTATGTCAATGTTGTGATTACGAGATCCGCCGACAGATTTGTCTGTATTTTCATGGCAGAGGGCTTCAGTGACTGTAAATTGACTGTTGTAGTTGAGAATAAGCAGACCATGTGCTCCCCTCTTGTTCTCTATGCCTACAAGTCTGGAGTCCAGGTTCCCTGTGGGAAAATTCTAAACCCCAACAATGGACTATCCTCGTATTCCATGTTCCATGAGGCAGTGCACTTTGCTCACAACGTGTACCAGCTTCCTCTGAGTGAGGTGCTGAGGAAAGTAGTGACTGTGCTTCAGGCCCAAGAGGTGCAAGACAGCAAGAAGGCAAAGAAATTAGACTTCCTGACCAACCACCTCAAGCTTCTCGCAGACAAACAATACACGACCGCCGACTACTGCTTTGCAGTCGAGTCATTTCCACACTGCGACTACGACATACTCAGGGAGTACCTGGTTCTGCCTAGCAAGAGAAAGGTCCAGGGAGTCATCTCCTCTGTCAACATGAAGGAGCTACTGACAAAAACTTTCAGGAAGGTCTCCAAAGAGCAACAAAAAAATGCCTTCCTCCTTGTGGATGAAGTAAAGATCAGGCCAACAGTGGCATTTTCAGGCGGGGTCCTGAATGGCATGGCGAAGAATGACACGGACGCAAAGGCAACGTCAATGCTCTGTGTCATGCTGAGGTGTTTGTACCGGGGACCAAGCGTGATGGTGTCTGTCACACCGGTGCACAGACTGACCGCTACATTTCAGTTTGACGTTGTCAAGGACGCCGCCATAGTTGTCGAGCAGTCCGGAGGCACCGTCTTGGGGTCCATCACCGACAACCACAAAATCAACCAGCACTTCTGCAAACTGTTCGACCGGCCCTACGAGTCTGAATCCCCAGCCACTGCTACACATCCCTTGGACAACACACGGAGCTGGTACCTGCTCTTCGACACTGTTCATCTGCTCAAGTGCATCAGGAACAACTGGATTTCAG AGAGGTGCCAGAAGCTGACATTTGACAACCAAGTCATCGGTTCCTTCAGTGACGTCAAGGAGCTGTATGGTGCAGAGAAGGACAACATCCTGAAGACTTCTCCACTGACACAAGCCTCTGTCCAGCCATCCAAGCTTCAGCTTCAGAACGTGCAGCATGTCCTCAAAGTATTTAACGAAAAGGTGGTGGCTGCGCTCAGGCTCCGAGGATACAATGACACAGCAGATTTCATCCAGAGTGTGCTGTGTTGGTGGAATGTGGTCAACGTGTCATCCAAAGGGCAAGACATCAAACTGAAAGATCCACACAGGCGTGTCCAAGACCTCACCTCCACCAACTTAGCCACACTGTATGAGCAGTTTAAGCAAGCACCATCAGGCCATGGGAAGAGCCGCGAACAGTGCATGACACACGACACGAAGAGGGCAATGGCGCAGACAATGCAAGGCTTGATGGCTGTGTGTTCCTACCTCCTCCGCCAGGCCAACTTCAAGTTTGTGCTACTTAGAGAACTCCAGAGTGACAGAATAGAGGGGGAGTTCTCCGTCTATCGCCAGGCTACCGGTGCCAATGCCTTCATGACGTCGGCCGATGTCATGAGGGCCTGCAAGAAGCGTTTGGCCAGGCATGCAGCCACCTACCTGGAGGACCTAGACTTCAGGTTGGAGACTCAGGCACATGTGTGCATAGGACCAGCTCTTCAGTGTGAGGATGCGGCGGTGGTTGAAGGCTGTGAGGCtgtcctttctctctctgcccaGGAAGAGAGCAGTGCCGCCTACGTGGCAGGGTGGGTGGAGAGGAAGTGCCAGGAAAAACTTCAGTTCGACGAGGAAGAACCCTTGGTGACCTCTGAAATCAGTGCTTTCATTCAGGAAGTGTCTAGGGGATCACTGACAGTACCTCACCAGAGTACGTATGACCTGGTGAGGTATGGACTCGTCTTCGTCAAGACGGCCCGCCACAGGGCGTGCTGTCGGCAGCGGCTAATGGCTGTGCTGGACACCATCGCGGAGTACTTCAGCCTTGTGAACTGTGCAAAACTCAGAGGACATGTGGCAAATGTGCTTCTCAGTGGTCTCCACAACCTGGAGAAGGACCAGCAGAAGAATGGAGTGCTGTTGCAGACATCCATCAAGAGGGCACGTTTGTCAGACTGA